AATCTTGTCGAGTTGCTCGGTCAGCGAAATTTCTTCTTCTGCCGAGAGTTGCAAACGGGCCAGCAGGGCGACGCGCCGGACTTCTTCGCGGGTGATTTTCATAGGAACTTTTTAACATAGCGGTCAGCGATCGGCAATCCGTGCTATCACCATGACCGAGTTCCCTCACCCAACCCTCTCCCTGAGGGAGAGGGTGAGGGTTAGCCGATGGCTGAGAGCTGACGGCTGACAGCTTTTTTTATTGCCATCCCGTCTCCTTTTAGCTAACAATGGACGGCGATGAAACGGTCCCAGGCCTGGTTGTCCGAAGACTTTGCGTTGCCTCGGCGCCCGGACACGCTGCTCGAAGAAAAAGGATACGCGCGCGGGCTCAAGCGCGTCGCCGGTTTGGACGAAGTCGGCCGCGGGCCCTGGGCCGGGCCGGTGGTCGCGGCGGCGGTCATTTTTCCGCGCGGCGTGATTCATCCCGATATCCGCGACTCGAAGCTTCTCACGGCTAAAAAGCGGCAAGAATTGGCGCGCTGGATCAAGCAGGAAGCGGTGGCGTGGGCGTTGGGAATCGTCGGCCCCGAGGAGATCGACCGGATCAACATTTTACGCGCGAGCCTGCTGGCGATGAGCGTCGCCGTCGCGCGGCTGCGGCCGATGCCGGAGCTGCTCTTGATCGACGGCCGGGATAAAATTCCACTGGAATTTTTCAAGGCGGAAGGCGAGAGGCGAGAGGCGGAAGGAAATGGGGAACAGGACCGAGACGATTTT
This region of Candidatus Binatia bacterium genomic DNA includes:
- a CDS encoding ribonuclease HII, producing MKRSQAWLSEDFALPRRPDTLLEEKGYARGLKRVAGLDEVGRGPWAGPVVAAAVIFPRGVIHPDIRDSKLLTAKKRQELARWIKQEAVAWALGIVGPEEIDRINILRASLLAMSVAVARLRPMPELLLIDGRDKIPLEFFKAEGERREAEGNGEQDRDDFVLPLASRLMPLAFPRQKAVVKGDLVCHSIAAASIVAKVARDQIMAELDDLYPEYGFRQHKGYGSQAHAEAIKRLGPCPIHRRSFSPVWKAFERAGQLLSGALFAER